Proteins from one Piscinibacter lacus genomic window:
- the pilW gene encoding type IV pilus biogenesis/stability protein PilW — MSARLAAPRLTLAFALALVLALVSGCATAPDEPAAGPAVSPDPVTASDETELQRRARLRLELASAYFAEGQYATALDEVKQALVSQPDSVPAFNLRGLIHAALGDATRATESFERALALDPRDADSLHNYGYFRCQRGQRAEADALFERALALPAYRQPARTLMVQGICARQAGDLPRAQALLQRAFDLDAGQPIAAMNLAEVLLRLGQAERARFYVKRVNDRAELRNAESLWLQARIEHRLGHMAEVAALGQQLRSRHPEARETAAFERGAFDE, encoded by the coding sequence ATGAGCGCGCGCCTTGCCGCGCCGCGCCTGACGCTGGCGTTCGCCCTGGCCCTTGTGCTGGCCCTGGTGAGCGGCTGCGCCACGGCCCCGGACGAGCCGGCGGCCGGCCCGGCGGTGTCGCCGGATCCGGTCACGGCCTCCGACGAGACCGAGCTGCAACGCCGGGCCCGCCTGCGCCTGGAACTGGCCAGCGCCTATTTCGCCGAGGGCCAGTACGCGACGGCGCTCGACGAGGTCAAGCAGGCCCTGGTCTCGCAGCCCGATTCGGTGCCGGCCTTCAACCTGCGCGGCCTCATCCACGCCGCTCTGGGGGATGCCACCCGCGCCACCGAGAGCTTCGAGCGCGCCCTGGCCCTGGACCCGCGCGATGCCGACAGCCTGCACAACTACGGCTACTTCCGCTGCCAGCGCGGCCAGCGGGCCGAAGCCGATGCGCTGTTCGAGCGCGCTCTTGCGCTGCCGGCCTACCGCCAGCCGGCCCGGACGCTGATGGTGCAAGGCATCTGCGCCCGCCAGGCCGGCGACCTGCCGCGGGCCCAGGCCCTGCTTCAGCGGGCCTTCGACCTGGATGCCGGCCAGCCGATTGCCGCGATGAACCTGGCCGAGGTGCTGCTGCGCCTGGGCCAGGCCGAGCGTGCGCGCTTCTATGTCAAGCGGGTCAACGACCGGGCCGAGCTGCGCAATGCCGAGTCGCTCTGGCTGCAGGCCCGCATCGAACACCGACTGGGGCACATGGCCGAGGTGGCCGCCCTGGGCCAACAATTGCGCAGCCGCCACCCCGAGGCGCGCGAGACCGCAGCTTTCGAACGGGGTGCTTTCGATGAATGA
- the rlmN gene encoding 23S rRNA (adenine(2503)-C(2))-methyltransferase RlmN, with amino-acid sequence MINLLDFDLDRLATHCEGLGEKRFRATQLFRWIHQKGARDFDAMSDLAKSLRGKLAGVAEIRPLPILSEHVSADGTVKWLFDVGQGDAVETVFIPEDDRGTLCVSSQAGCAVGCRFCSTGHQGFSRNLETGEILAQLWHAEHALRARFGSAARGGSTSDQRVISNVVMMGMGEPLQNFHALVPALKVMLEDHGYGLSRRRVTVSTSGVVPMIDRLREAAPVALAVSLHAPDDALRDDLVPINRKYPLAELLAACQRYLEKAPRDFVTFEYCMLDGVNDSSAQARALLRLVGEHGPVGRVPCKFNLIPFNPFPASGLRRSSAVNVEVFAQILAEGGIVTTVRKTRGDDIDAACGQLAGEVQDRTRAAERLAQRRESGSLGGIPVVTETRR; translated from the coding sequence GTGATCAACCTCCTCGACTTCGACCTCGACCGCCTGGCCACGCACTGCGAAGGCCTGGGCGAGAAGCGCTTCCGTGCGACCCAGCTCTTCCGCTGGATCCACCAGAAGGGCGCGCGCGATTTCGACGCGATGAGCGACCTGGCCAAGTCCCTGCGCGGCAAGCTGGCCGGCGTGGCGGAGATCCGCCCGCTGCCCATCCTGAGCGAGCATGTCTCGGCCGACGGCACGGTGAAATGGCTGTTCGACGTCGGCCAGGGCGATGCGGTGGAGACCGTGTTCATTCCCGAGGACGACCGCGGCACGCTCTGCGTGTCCTCGCAGGCCGGCTGCGCGGTCGGCTGCCGTTTCTGCTCGACCGGCCACCAGGGCTTCAGCCGCAATCTGGAAACCGGCGAGATCCTGGCCCAGCTCTGGCATGCCGAGCATGCGTTGCGCGCGCGCTTCGGGTCGGCCGCGCGCGGCGGCTCGACCAGCGACCAGCGCGTCATCAGCAATGTCGTGATGATGGGCATGGGCGAGCCGCTGCAGAACTTCCATGCCCTGGTGCCGGCGCTCAAGGTGATGCTGGAGGACCACGGCTACGGCCTGTCGCGGCGCCGGGTCACGGTCAGCACCTCGGGCGTGGTGCCCATGATCGACCGCCTGCGCGAGGCCGCGCCGGTGGCCCTGGCCGTGTCGCTGCATGCGCCCGACGACGCGCTGCGCGACGACCTGGTGCCGATCAACCGCAAGTACCCGCTGGCCGAGCTGCTGGCCGCCTGCCAGCGCTACCTGGAGAAGGCGCCGCGCGACTTCGTCACCTTCGAGTACTGCATGCTCGATGGCGTGAACGACAGCTCGGCCCAGGCCCGCGCCCTGCTGCGCCTGGTCGGCGAGCACGGTCCGGTGGGCCGCGTGCCCTGCAAGTTCAACCTGATTCCCTTCAATCCCTTCCCGGCTTCGGGCCTGCGGCGATCCTCGGCCGTGAATGTCGAGGTCTTCGCGCAGATCCTGGCCGAGGGCGGCATCGTCACCACGGTGCGCAAGACGCGCGGCGACGATATCGACGCCGCCTGCGGCCAACTTGCCGGCGAGGTGCAGGACCGCACCCGCGCTGCCGAGCGCCTGGCCCAGCGCCGCGAGAGCGGGTCCCTGGGCGGCATTCCCGTCGTGACGGAGACGCGGCGATGA
- the ndk gene encoding nucleoside-diphosphate kinase, which translates to MAIERTLSIIKPDAVAKNVIGQIYSRFEGAGLKIAAAKFVHLSRAEAEQFYAVHKARPFFKDLVDFMISGPVMIQVLEGEGAIAKNRELMGATDPKKAEKGTIRADFADSIDANAVHGSDAPETAAAEVAFFFPGLNVYSR; encoded by the coding sequence ATGGCGATTGAACGCACCCTCTCGATCATCAAGCCCGACGCCGTCGCGAAGAACGTGATCGGCCAGATCTACAGCCGCTTCGAAGGCGCCGGCCTGAAGATCGCCGCAGCGAAGTTCGTGCACCTCTCGCGCGCCGAAGCCGAGCAGTTCTATGCCGTGCACAAGGCCCGTCCCTTCTTCAAGGACCTGGTCGACTTCATGATCTCCGGCCCGGTCATGATCCAGGTGCTGGAAGGCGAAGGCGCGATCGCCAAGAACCGCGAGCTGATGGGCGCCACCGACCCGAAGAAGGCCGAGAAGGGCACCATCCGCGCCGACTTCGCCGATTCGATCGACGCCAATGCCGTGCACGGCTCGGATGCCCCCGAGACCGCCGCCGCCGAAGTGGCCTTCTTCTTCCCGGGCCTGAACGTCTACAGCCGCTGA
- a CDS encoding pseudouridine synthase — translation MSMNEQPDAPDLSPPADTAGPAAPARRRRSAAARPAADTAPAPEVAADAVAASPAPRRRSRAAAPVAAEAVADALPAEPTPSPVQDAAAPEVAGVAEVAEPKAPHRRSPRKPAAAAVAQTDPEIAAESDPDAPPALRAEAGWPAESPAASAAPQADATDTADTASAPADEDAAPDAGSAPRPGRPTAVPPPVESLVAARALFDALITGHYDPEAETAAQAAAAGDSPDDAGDDEGPADAGKRVLEAEPDAPKLHKVLAQSGVGSRRDMEQLIADGQVTVNGEVAHLGMRVVIGDRVEVKGKPVRLRIHPPTARVLAYHKPTGEVVTHSDPEGRPTVFRHLPRLPQGKWLSVGRLDINTEGLLLFTNSGDLANRLMHPRFGVEREYAVRVLGQLGELQRAQLLAGVAIDGQTAAFRSIDNGGGEGANHWYRVVISEGRNREVRKLFESVGLVVSRLIRIRYGSVVLPRGLKRGVWVELDEPDLKVIRQLAGLHDGPRPQPAVKTGKAARGPKPMQNGPRPQPGEQQARGPAGGGKPGKPGGNKFGPGGKGPRPAGGPQGGAARPPRPERPPREVLRDADGEALFEDVGRIPNPLEQTFDRRFAKGGPRRPAQGFGGAQRIDDDYVPGGAIPNPLEQTFDRRFVKGSQRIVAGFGRPDSGEQGGAAGGPKGPKGGPKQPDPMQTSVGYIGADAYFNKGGKKGGGGGGGGNWGGKRRGR, via the coding sequence ATGAGCATGAACGAACAGCCCGACGCGCCGGACCTTTCCCCGCCGGCCGACACCGCCGGGCCCGCGGCCCCCGCCCGTCGGCGCCGCAGCGCCGCCGCCCGCCCTGCGGCGGATACCGCCCCGGCCCCCGAGGTTGCTGCGGACGCCGTGGCCGCAAGCCCCGCGCCGCGGCGCCGCAGCCGGGCGGCCGCCCCCGTGGCTGCGGAAGCAGTCGCCGACGCCCTCCCGGCCGAGCCGACCCCGTCTCCGGTGCAGGATGCTGCGGCCCCTGAAGTCGCCGGAGTCGCCGAAGTTGCCGAACCCAAGGCCCCGCACCGCCGCAGCCCGCGCAAGCCGGCCGCGGCCGCCGTGGCGCAGACCGATCCCGAGATCGCGGCCGAGTCCGATCCCGACGCACCGCCCGCACTGCGCGCCGAGGCCGGCTGGCCCGCCGAATCTCCGGCGGCATCCGCCGCGCCGCAAGCCGACGCGACCGACACGGCCGACACCGCATCCGCCCCTGCGGACGAGGATGCTGCCCCCGACGCCGGCAGCGCCCCGCGCCCCGGCCGGCCCACGGCCGTGCCGCCGCCGGTCGAAAGCCTGGTCGCTGCCCGCGCGCTCTTCGATGCGCTGATCACCGGCCACTACGACCCCGAGGCCGAAACCGCCGCCCAGGCCGCCGCGGCCGGCGACAGCCCGGACGATGCGGGCGACGATGAAGGCCCGGCCGACGCCGGCAAGCGCGTGCTCGAAGCCGAGCCCGATGCGCCCAAGCTGCACAAGGTGCTGGCCCAGTCGGGCGTGGGCTCGCGCCGCGACATGGAGCAGCTCATCGCCGACGGCCAGGTCACGGTCAATGGCGAGGTCGCCCACCTCGGCATGCGCGTCGTCATCGGCGACCGCGTCGAGGTCAAGGGCAAGCCGGTGCGCCTGCGCATCCACCCGCCGACCGCCCGCGTGCTGGCCTATCACAAGCCCACCGGCGAGGTCGTCACGCACAGCGATCCCGAAGGCCGCCCCACCGTCTTCCGCCACTTGCCGCGCCTGCCGCAGGGCAAGTGGCTGTCGGTCGGCCGGCTCGACATCAACACCGAAGGCCTGCTGCTCTTCACCAACTCGGGCGACCTGGCCAACCGGCTGATGCACCCGCGCTTCGGTGTCGAGCGCGAATACGCGGTCCGCGTGCTCGGCCAGCTCGGCGAGCTGCAGCGCGCGCAACTGCTGGCCGGCGTGGCCATCGACGGCCAGACGGCGGCCTTCCGCAGCATCGACAACGGCGGCGGCGAAGGCGCGAACCACTGGTACCGCGTCGTCATCTCCGAAGGTCGCAACCGCGAGGTGCGCAAGCTCTTCGAATCGGTCGGCCTGGTCGTCAGCCGCCTGATCCGCATCCGCTACGGAAGCGTCGTGCTGCCGCGCGGCCTCAAGCGCGGCGTCTGGGTCGAGCTGGACGAGCCCGACCTCAAGGTCATCCGCCAGCTTGCCGGCCTGCATGACGGCCCGCGTCCGCAGCCCGCCGTCAAGACCGGCAAGGCCGCGCGCGGTCCGAAGCCGATGCAGAACGGCCCGCGTCCGCAGCCCGGCGAGCAGCAGGCCCGCGGCCCGGCCGGCGGCGGCAAGCCGGGCAAGCCCGGCGGCAACAAGTTCGGCCCGGGCGGCAAGGGCCCGCGTCCGGCCGGCGGCCCGCAGGGCGGTGCCGCGCGCCCGCCGCGGCCCGAGCGTCCGCCGCGCGAGGTGCTGCGCGATGCCGACGGCGAGGCCCTGTTCGAGGATGTGGGCCGCATCCCGAACCCGCTGGAGCAGACCTTCGACCGCCGCTTCGCCAAGGGCGGCCCGCGCCGCCCGGCGCAGGGCTTCGGCGGCGCCCAGCGCATCGACGACGACTACGTTCCCGGCGGCGCGATCCCCAACCCGCTGGAACAGACCTTCGACCGCCGCTTCGTCAAGGGCTCGCAGCGCATCGTCGCCGGCTTCGGCCGGCCCGACAGCGGCGAGCAGGGCGGTGCGGCCGGCGGCCCCAAGGGGCCCAAGGGCGGTCCCAAGCAACCCGATCCCATGCAGACCTCGGTGGGCTACATCGGCGCCGACGCCTACTTCAACAAGGGCGGCAAGAAGGGCGGCGGGGGCGGGGGCGGCGGCAACTGGGGCGGCAAGCGCCGCGGTCGCTGA
- the scpB gene encoding SMC-Scp complex subunit ScpB — protein sequence MNIQDAKRVLEAALLCAREPLPLRELKLLFDDPVDAVTLRPVLDALAEDWADRGLELVELASGWRFQSRPAMRLHLDRLNPEKPPRYTRATLETLAIIAYRQPVTRGDIEDIRGVTVGAPMIKQLEDRGWIEVIGHREAPGRPALFATTRGFLDDLGLASLAELPPLDGSGLGGDPNAGQTLSLLPPDPVLPEGAGPELRPTPGVEDRQDDPAEPADRATAPNLARPDGADEVVAPSPDDAVTADVLPVAAPAASQAPDAEVAADPRPPTETT from the coding sequence ATGAACATTCAGGATGCCAAGCGCGTCCTCGAAGCCGCCTTGCTCTGTGCGCGCGAGCCTTTGCCGCTGCGCGAGCTGAAGCTGCTTTTCGACGACCCGGTCGACGCGGTGACGCTGCGTCCGGTGCTGGACGCCCTCGCCGAGGACTGGGCCGACCGCGGCCTGGAACTGGTCGAACTGGCCAGCGGCTGGCGTTTCCAGAGCCGGCCGGCGATGCGCCTGCACCTTGATCGCCTGAACCCCGAGAAGCCGCCGCGCTACACCCGTGCCACGCTCGAAACCCTGGCCATCATTGCCTACCGCCAGCCGGTCACCCGCGGCGACATCGAGGACATCCGCGGCGTGACCGTCGGCGCCCCGATGATCAAGCAGCTCGAGGACCGCGGCTGGATCGAGGTGATCGGCCATCGCGAGGCGCCGGGCCGGCCCGCGCTGTTCGCGACGACCCGCGGTTTCCTCGACGACCTCGGCCTGGCCTCGCTGGCCGAGCTGCCGCCGCTCGACGGCAGCGGCCTGGGCGGCGATCCGAATGCCGGCCAGACCCTTTCCCTGCTTCCCCCGGACCCGGTGCTGCCTGAAGGCGCCGGGCCGGAATTGCGGCCCACCCCCGGGGTGGAGGACCGCCAAGACGATCCGGCCGAGCCGGCGGATCGCGCCACGGCGCCGAACCTGGCCCGCCCCGACGGGGCGGACGAGGTGGTGGCCCCAAGCCCGGACGACGCCGTGACGGCGGACGTCCTTCCTGTCGCCGCACCGGCCGCCTCCCAGGCCCCGGATGCCGAAGTTGCGGCCGACCCTCGTCCTCCTACCGAGACGACATGA
- a CDS encoding RluA family pseudouridine synthase, with translation MIEEYRGAPLADPRCAEVPEGGADEADAEGPDEAPAELRSGQVAPAEHGERLDRWLARLAPEFSRSHVQTLIAQGEATVDGRPVSTPSKRLLAGQQLRLRLVPTPQSQAFRPEAMPLTIVHEDEALMVLDKPVGMVVHPAAGHWSGTLLNGLLAHHAGAAALPRAGIVHRLDKDTSGLMVVAKTLAAQTALVRAIAAREVHREYLALAHGLLPPAGTIDAPIGRDPASRVRMAVLASGKPARTDIERLGEAPAAGPRGISLLRCVLHSGRTHQIRVHLAHRGHPLLADAVYGGAPAAGLLRQALHARVLSLVHPVSGKRLRCVAPPPADLLAALADLDLHAALPAEAPGVHWTAS, from the coding sequence ATGATCGAAGAGTATAGGGGTGCCCCCCTGGCCGATCCGCGCTGCGCCGAGGTGCCGGAGGGGGGGGCCGACGAGGCCGATGCCGAGGGTCCGGACGAGGCCCCGGCCGAGCTGCGCAGCGGCCAGGTCGCGCCCGCCGAGCATGGCGAGCGGCTGGACCGCTGGCTTGCGCGGCTCGCGCCCGAGTTCTCGCGCAGCCATGTGCAGACCCTGATCGCGCAGGGCGAGGCGACGGTCGACGGCCGGCCCGTCAGCACGCCGTCCAAGCGCCTGCTGGCCGGCCAGCAACTGCGGCTGCGCCTGGTGCCGACGCCGCAGAGCCAGGCCTTCCGGCCCGAGGCCATGCCGCTGACCATCGTCCACGAGGACGAGGCGCTGATGGTGCTCGACAAGCCGGTCGGCATGGTCGTGCATCCGGCGGCCGGGCACTGGTCCGGCACGCTGCTCAACGGCCTGCTGGCCCACCATGCCGGCGCAGCGGCGCTGCCGCGGGCCGGCATCGTCCACCGGCTCGACAAGGACACCAGCGGCCTGATGGTCGTCGCCAAGACCCTGGCGGCGCAGACCGCGCTGGTGCGTGCCATTGCCGCCCGCGAGGTGCACCGCGAATACCTGGCCCTGGCCCACGGCCTGCTGCCACCCGCCGGCACCATTGACGCGCCGATCGGCCGCGACCCGGCCTCGCGCGTGCGCATGGCCGTGCTCGCCAGCGGCAAGCCGGCCCGCACCGACATCGAGCGCCTCGGCGAGGCCCCCGCGGCCGGGCCGCGCGGCATCAGCCTGCTGCGCTGCGTGCTGCACAGCGGTCGCACGCACCAGATCCGCGTCCACCTGGCCCACCGCGGCCATCCGCTGCTGGCCGATGCCGTCTACGGCGGCGCGCCGGCCGCCGGCCTGCTGCGCCAGGCCCTGCATGCACGGGTGCTGAGCCTGGTGCATCCGGTCAGCGGCAAGCGCCTGCGCTGCGTGGCGCCGCCGCCGGCCGATCTGCTGGCCGCGCTGGCGGATCTCGACCTGCACGCGGCCCTGCCGGCCGAGGCGCCGGGCGTGCACTGGACCGCCTCGTGA
- a CDS encoding outer membrane protein assembly factor BamD has protein sequence MNLHRQPPRAGRLGRASLMAAAVVLLAACASKPGLGNDVEKWDVTRLYEEARDESASANWERAIQLYTRLEARAAGTQLAQQAQLDLAYAQWKNGLKPEALATLERFISLNPSSPALDYAYYLQGQVNFNERLGLLGSFARQDLSERDQQASRDAYQSYRQVVTLFPNSRYAPDAGLRMNYILNTLAQYEVHVARYYARRGAWVAAVNRAQQAVQEFRNAPAVEEALFIMVRGYDELKLPELRDDAQRVLVKNFPDSAYLRDGLNAAPKVKKPWWQVW, from the coding sequence ATGAACCTGCACCGCCAACCGCCCCGCGCCGGCCGCCTCGGCCGCGCCTCCCTGATGGCTGCCGCCGTGGTCCTGCTGGCAGCCTGTGCGTCCAAGCCCGGCCTGGGCAATGACGTCGAGAAGTGGGATGTGACGCGATTGTATGAAGAGGCCCGCGACGAATCCGCCTCGGCCAACTGGGAACGCGCGATCCAGCTCTACACCCGCCTGGAAGCCCGCGCCGCCGGCACCCAGCTTGCGCAGCAGGCCCAGCTCGACCTGGCCTATGCGCAGTGGAAGAACGGCCTCAAGCCCGAGGCCCTGGCCACGCTGGAGCGCTTCATCAGCCTGAACCCTAGCAGCCCGGCGCTGGACTACGCCTACTACCTGCAGGGGCAGGTCAATTTCAACGAGCGGCTCGGCCTGCTCGGCAGCTTCGCCCGGCAGGATCTTTCCGAGCGCGACCAGCAGGCCTCGCGCGATGCCTACCAGAGCTACCGCCAGGTCGTCACCCTCTTCCCGAATTCGCGCTACGCGCCGGATGCCGGCCTGCGGATGAACTACATCCTCAACACCCTGGCGCAGTACGAGGTGCATGTGGCGCGCTACTACGCACGCCGCGGCGCCTGGGTGGCCGCGGTGAACCGTGCGCAGCAGGCGGTACAGGAATTCCGCAATGCGCCGGCCGTCGAGGAGGCGCTGTTCATCATGGTCCGCGGCTACGACGAGCTGAAGCTGCCCGAGCTGCGCGACGACGCCCAGCGCGTGCTGGTCAAGAACTTCCCGGACAGTGCCTACCTGCGCGATGGCCTGAACGCGGCCCCCAAGGTCAAGAAGCCCTGGTGGCAGGTCTGGTGA
- a CDS encoding ATP-dependent DNA helicase codes for MDADRPDPAERDALPWPDAAPPEDLARAVARCFGPEGPLAAQDPSYLERAGQQQMAAAVAEAIVDQAVLVVEAGTGIGKTFAYLVPALLSGRRTLVSTATKSLQDQLYRRDLPALRDTLGLPLRTALLKGRGSYLCQHRLILARGEDSTADAATQRALARIETWAQGTPNGDLAGLPGLDERSPLLPLITSTRENCLGSDCPQFRECHVMQARREAMAADLVVVNHHLFFADLSLRDTGMAELLPSVELAIFDEAHQLAEAGVGFLGRNLGSAQALDLARDLLAAGLREARGLQPWSELAGRLDRAARDLRLAAAGPLAHRPPRGGSLKLRWEDRAEAPDFAEGLAALAAAAEAVQAALDTVSELAPDFPKLADRAQALRQAARAFGQPAEPGRVRWIELGSLAMRLVDSPLDVREAMQGQLDAAPRAWVFTSATLGADARLQWFTERTGLDDRARTLKLDSPFDYPRQARLHVPARFPRPNSPEHPAAVAALAARCALRLGGRTFVLTTTLRALQRIAEDLEAPLAEAGIALLVQGRLPKRQLLERFVAGEPALLVGSASFWEGIDVPGEALQCVLIDKLPFPPPSDPLVEARSRQLEAEGRSPFNDYFVAEAAVALKQGAGRLIRRESDCGLLVVADPRLAAPGYGRQLLAALPPMPRLDDLDEALDWLAELTRPATRAS; via the coding sequence ATGGATGCCGACCGCCCCGACCCCGCCGAGCGCGACGCGCTGCCCTGGCCCGACGCGGCGCCGCCCGAGGACCTGGCCCGGGCCGTGGCCCGCTGCTTCGGCCCCGAGGGGCCGCTGGCCGCGCAGGATCCGTCCTACCTCGAACGTGCCGGCCAGCAGCAGATGGCGGCGGCCGTCGCCGAGGCCATCGTCGACCAGGCGGTGCTCGTCGTCGAGGCCGGCACCGGCATCGGCAAGACCTTCGCCTACCTGGTGCCGGCCCTGCTCTCGGGCCGTCGCACCCTGGTCAGCACGGCCACCAAGAGCCTGCAGGACCAGCTCTACCGCCGCGACCTGCCGGCCCTGCGCGACACCCTGGGCCTGCCCTTGCGCACCGCGCTGCTCAAGGGCCGCGGCAGCTACCTCTGCCAGCACCGCCTGATCCTGGCCCGTGGCGAGGACAGCACGGCCGATGCCGCCACCCAGCGCGCGCTGGCCCGTATCGAGACCTGGGCCCAGGGCACGCCCAATGGCGACCTGGCCGGCCTGCCAGGCCTGGACGAGCGCTCGCCGCTGCTGCCGCTGATCACCTCCACCCGCGAGAACTGCCTGGGCAGCGACTGCCCGCAGTTCCGCGAATGCCATGTGATGCAGGCCCGGCGCGAGGCCATGGCGGCCGACCTGGTCGTCGTCAACCACCACCTCTTCTTCGCCGACCTGAGCCTGCGCGACACCGGCATGGCCGAGCTGCTGCCCAGCGTCGAGCTGGCCATCTTCGACGAGGCCCACCAACTGGCCGAGGCCGGCGTCGGCTTCCTGGGCCGCAACCTTGGCAGCGCGCAGGCCCTGGACCTCGCCCGCGACCTGCTGGCCGCCGGCCTGCGCGAGGCCCGCGGCCTGCAGCCCTGGTCCGAACTGGCGGGCCGGCTGGACCGCGCCGCCCGCGACTTGCGCCTGGCCGCCGCCGGCCCGCTGGCCCATCGCCCGCCGCGCGGCGGCAGCCTGAAGCTGCGCTGGGAGGACCGGGCCGAGGCGCCGGACTTCGCCGAGGGCCTGGCCGCGCTCGCCGCGGCGGCCGAGGCGGTGCAGGCCGCGCTCGATACCGTCAGCGAGCTGGCACCCGATTTCCCCAAGCTCGCCGACCGCGCCCAGGCCCTGCGCCAGGCGGCCCGGGCCTTCGGCCAGCCGGCCGAGCCGGGCCGGGTGCGCTGGATCGAGCTGGGCAGCCTGGCGATGCGGCTGGTCGACAGCCCGCTCGATGTGCGCGAGGCCATGCAGGGCCAGCTCGATGCGGCACCGCGGGCCTGGGTCTTCACCTCGGCCACGCTGGGCGCGGACGCGCGCTTGCAGTGGTTCACCGAACGCACCGGCCTGGACGACCGGGCCCGCACGCTCAAGCTCGACAGCCCCTTTGACTATCCGCGACAGGCCCGGCTGCATGTGCCGGCGCGCTTCCCGCGGCCGAACAGCCCCGAGCATCCGGCCGCCGTCGCGGCCCTGGCCGCCCGCTGCGCGCTGCGCCTGGGCGGCCGCACCTTCGTGCTGACGACGACGCTGCGGGCCTTGCAGCGCATTGCCGAGGATCTGGAAGCCCCGCTGGCCGAGGCCGGCATCGCCCTGCTGGTGCAGGGCCGGCTGCCGAAGCGGCAGTTGCTGGAGCGCTTCGTGGCCGGCGAGCCGGCGCTGCTGGTGGGCTCGGCCAGCTTCTGGGAGGGCATCGACGTGCCGGGCGAGGCCCTGCAATGCGTGCTGATCGACAAGCTGCCCTTCCCGCCGCCGAGCGACCCGCTGGTCGAGGCGCGCAGCCGGCAACTGGAGGCCGAGGGCCGCAGTCCCTTCAACGATTACTTCGTGGCCGAGGCTGCGGTGGCGCTGAAACAGGGCGCCGGGCGCCTGATCCGCCGCGAGAGCGACTGCGGCCTGCTGGTGGTGGCCGATCCGCGCCTGGCGGCGCCGGGTTATGGCCGGCAGCTTCTCGCTGCCTTGCCGCCCATGCCGCGCCTTGACGATCTGGACGAGGCGCTGGACTGGCTGGCCGAACTCACCAGACCTGCCACCAGGGCTTCTTGA
- the zapE gene encoding cell division protein ZapE, whose product MPSVTELFHQTLADRGYSADTAQAAAVAELQRCEDEWRAYLARRGNAVTKMLVRPALPKGVYMFGGVGRGKSFLMDSFFQAVPLRRKTRLHFHEFMREVHRELQELKGRADPLDELARRISRKHRLICFDEFHVADVTDAMILHRLLDAMFRNRVAIVTTSNFHPDGLYPNGLHRDRILPAIELLKTHLVIKQVDAGIDYRRRTLEQVALYHCPAGAEAEAGLAETFSKLAECADEAPLLNIEHRELRARRRAGGVVWFDFAQLCGGPRSQNDYLEIASQFHTLLLSNVPQMPPKLASEARRFTWLIDVLYDRRVKLAISAAVPPEQLYTEGPLAHEFPRTVSRLNEMQSAEFLALPHRSVDTRLT is encoded by the coding sequence ATGCCCTCCGTCACCGAGCTCTTCCACCAGACCCTGGCCGATCGCGGCTACAGCGCCGACACCGCCCAGGCCGCCGCCGTGGCCGAGCTGCAACGCTGCGAGGACGAATGGCGGGCCTACCTGGCCCGGCGTGGCAACGCCGTCACCAAGATGCTGGTGCGGCCGGCCCTGCCCAAGGGCGTCTACATGTTCGGCGGGGTGGGGCGCGGCAAGAGCTTCCTGATGGACAGCTTCTTCCAGGCCGTGCCGCTGCGCCGCAAGACGCGGCTGCACTTCCACGAGTTCATGCGCGAGGTGCACCGCGAGCTGCAAGAGCTCAAGGGCCGCGCCGATCCGCTGGATGAACTGGCCCGGCGCATCTCGCGCAAGCACCGGCTGATTTGCTTCGACGAGTTCCACGTCGCCGACGTGACCGACGCGATGATCCTGCACCGCCTGCTGGACGCCATGTTCCGCAACCGGGTGGCCATCGTCACAACCAGCAACTTCCACCCCGACGGGCTCTACCCCAACGGCCTGCACCGCGACCGCATCCTGCCGGCCATCGAGCTGCTCAAGACGCATCTGGTGATCAAGCAGGTCGACGCGGGCATCGATTACCGCCGCCGCACGCTGGAGCAGGTCGCGCTCTACCACTGCCCGGCGGGTGCCGAGGCCGAGGCCGGGCTCGCCGAGACCTTCAGCAAGCTGGCCGAGTGCGCCGACGAGGCGCCCCTGCTGAACATCGAGCACCGCGAACTGCGCGCCCGGCGCCGGGCGGGCGGCGTGGTCTGGTTCGACTTCGCGCAGCTCTGTGGCGGCCCGCGCTCGCAGAACGATTACCTGGAAATCGCGAGCCAGTTCCACACCCTGCTGCTGTCCAACGTGCCGCAGATGCCGCCCAAGCTGGCGTCCGAGGCGCGCCGCTTCACTTGGCTGATCGACGTGCTCTACGACCGGCGGGTCAAGCTGGCGATCTCGGCGGCGGTGCCGCCCGAGCAGCTCTACACCGAGGGGCCGCTCGCGCATGAGTTTCCGCGCACGGTCTCGCGGCTCAACGAGATGCAGAGCGCTGAATTCCTGGCCCTGCCGCACCGCAGCGTCGACACCCGGCTGACCTGA